From Enoplosus armatus isolate fEnoArm2 chromosome 23, fEnoArm2.hap1, whole genome shotgun sequence, a single genomic window includes:
- the LOC139306250 gene encoding uncharacterized protein, translated as MLTCSVDDDDSSGWKYQWFRRTTNSSEEIFTGNGTRDQNSTISITKGGVYWCRGVRGDSFTEDSNIVSLHKIVSNRAVVTLQPNWNQIFSGETITLSGDYRCKGRKKRMQTSITEWSDAFNLRVYDNKPKPVLTVSPLWLSPGASVTLNCEVENPNAGWSFYWYKAVPKLSGSSYSFELLPDSSNGTAHGSHVTHGQTHTTGYVCRAGRGDKVYYTQYSEPKFVWSGGFHSSASLTVSPDRGQHFSSDSVSLSCEGNSTEWRVRKFTQEDPLLDYSDRGAMTGATSTIQGLQEGNTVYWCESGSGEFSNAVNITAHIILESPVHPVTEGDSVTLSCKLKTVRLVSNVFFYQNDKLIQNDTRGELNIAAVSKSDEGFYKCKYSRKESQQSWLTVKSSGSSSLVPVFTGLLVGIVAITLLLLMCHFTKAKDACCDGLVQHPFLSS; from the exons ATGCTGACCTGCTCGGTGGATGATGACGACTCCTCTGGCTGGAAATACCAGTGGTTCAGACGAACTACAAATTCTTCTGAAGAAATATTCACGGGCAATGGCACACGTGACCAAAACAGCACAATCAGTATCACAAAAGGAGGCGTCTACTGGTGcagaggagtgagaggagaCTCCTTCACAGAGGACAGCAATATCGTCAGCCTTCACAAAATTG TTTCCAACAGGGCTGTCGTGACTCTGCAGCCCAACTGGAATCAGATATTCAGTGGTGAGACGATCACTCTCAG TGGAGACTACAGGTGTAagggcagaaagaaaaggatgCAAACCTCCATCACGGAGTGGAGCGATGCCTTCAACTTGAGGGTGTATGACA ATAAACCCAAGCCTGTCCTCACTGTGTCTCCATTATGGCTGAGTCCTGGAGCCTCAGTCACTCTGAACTGTGAGGTTGAAAATCCTAATGCGGGTTGGAGCTTCTACTGGTATAAGGCTGTTCCCAAACTATCAGGCAGCTCCTACAGCTTTGAGCTGCTACCTGACAGCAGCAATGGGACTGCACATGGCTCCCATGTTACtcatggacagacacacacaacaggatatgtgtgcagagctggaagaggagacaaagtGTATTACACTCAGTACAGTGAACCTAAGTTTGTCTGGTCTGGAG GTTTTCATTCATCAGCGTCTCTCACAGTGAGTCCTGACAGAGGGCAACACTTCAGCTCCGACTCTGTCTCGCTGAGCTGTGAGGGAAACTCTACTGAGTGGAGAGTGAGGAAGTTTACTCAGGAGGACCCCTTGTTAGACTACTCTGACCGGGGGGCAATGACTGGAGCCACAAGCACCATTCAAGGATTACAGGAGGGTAATACGGTGTACTGGTGTGAGTCTGGATCAGGAGAGTTCAGCAACGCAGTCAACATCACTGCGC ATATAATCCTGGAGAGCCCAGTTCATCCTGTGACGGAGGGAGATTCTGTCACTCTTAGCTGCAAATTGAAGACCGTAAGACTTGTTTccaatgtgtttttctatcaaAATGACAAACTCATCCAAAATGACACCAGAGGGGAGCTGAACATCGCTGCAGTGTCAAAGTCAGACGAAGGCTTCTACAAGTGCAAATATTCCAGAAAAGAGTCGCAACAGAGTTGGCTGACAGTAAAAT CGTCAGGGTCTTCGTCTCTTGTGCCGGTTTTTACCGGGCTGCTTGTTGGAATTGTAGCGATTACTCTCCTGCTCCTGATGTGTCACTTCACAAAAGCCAAGG ATGCATGCTGTGACGGGTTGGTACAACACCCTTTCCTCTCATCTTGA
- the LOC139306251 gene encoding platelet endothelial cell adhesion molecule-like: MADSSHSSSVFDENVMCAQIHHRIKVFCKSYTYASEHRCGNIRQKLRVNAGYEPKPVLTVSPLWLSPGASVTLNCSVKDPSAGWSFYWYKIIPKLSGSSYSFELLTGSRIGTDQDSYVVHGQTHTAGYVCRAGRGDPVSYTPYSKPAFVWSGDFHPASVKVSLIGAQHFSSESVSLSCEGNSAKWRVLRFTEARHLANCSEWGTMTGSTCKIHKPTNNTAVYWCESGSGQFSNAVNITAHTVKDIILVSPVHPVTRGDSVTLGCKLRTGGFDSNVVFLRNDDVIQNDTRGELIIDVVSKSDEGFYRCEYSGRASRRSWMSVRLSRPERFPFLQLLIVVLVCGILLIILLLLLCCNRKFKDSCSPRTTQSQRTSQGSAPDEVVTQNKTPPKVHSSHLHGDACLSESIRGPGNTGNDADDSSDVTYSLIQLKNIRNKGQHNEPEESSLYSNVKMGSAAGKSSPAVTDETVYSEVKLQGQLLVHKEK; the protein is encoded by the exons ATGGCTGATTCATCACACTCGTCTTCTGTTTTCGATGAAAATGTGATGTGCGCTCAGATTCACCATCGCATTAAAG TTTTCTGTAAGTCTTACACATACGCGTCCGAGCACCGATGTGGAAATATTCGTCAGAAGCTGAGGGTCAACGCTGGAT ATGAACCCAAACCTGTCCTCACTGTGTCTCCGTTATGGCTGAGTCCTGGAGCCTCAGTCACTCTGAACTGCAGCGTTAAAGATCCCTCTGCAGGATGGAGCTTCTACTGGTATAAGATTATTCCCAAACTATCAGGCAGCTCCTACAGCTTTGAGCTGTTAACTGGCAGCAGAATTGGGACTGATCAGGATTCCTACGTGGTTCATGGACAGACGCACACGGCAGGATATGTGTgcagagctggaagaggagaTCCAGTGTCTTACACTCCGTACAGTAAACCAGCGTTCGTCTGGTCTGGAG attttcacCCAGCATCAGTCAAAGTGAGTCTTATCGGTGCACAGCACTTTTCCTCTGAGTCTGTCTCACTGAGCTGTGAGGGAAACTCTGCTAAGTGGAGAGTGCTGAGGTTCACTGAAGCACGTCATCTGGCAAACTGTTCTGAATGGGGGACTATGACTGGATCCACGTGCAAAATCCACAAGCCTACGAACAATACAGCAGTGTACTGGTGTGAGTCTGGATCAGGTCAATTCAGCAATGCAGTCAACATCACTGCaca TACAGTTAAAGATATTATTCTGGTGAGTCCTGTCCACCCCGTGACTCGGGGAGATTCGGTCACTCTTGGCTGCAAATTGAGGACCGGAGGATTTGATTCCAACGTTGTGTTTCTTCGAAATGATGACGTCATACAAAATGACACCAGAGGGGAGCTGATTATCGATGTGGTGTCAAAGTCAGACGAAGGCTTCTACAGGTGTGAATACTCAGGAAGAGCCTCGCGGCGGAGTTGGATGTCAGTAAGAT TGTCCAGGCCCGAAAGGTTTCCATTTCTCCAGCTGTTGATTGTTGTGTTGGTTTGTGGAATTTTACTGATTAttctcctgctgttgttgtgttgcaaCAGAAAGTTCAAGG atTCTTGCTCTCCCAG GACCACACAGTCTCAGAGAACCAGTCAGGGCTCTGCTCCAGATGAAGTGGTAACACAGAACAAAACTCCACCTAAAGTCCACTCCTCTCATCTCCACG GTGATGCTTGTCTCTCTGAATCAATCAGAGGCCCTGGAAACACTGGAAATG aTGCAGATGATTCCAGCGATGTCACGTACTCTTTGATTCAGCttaaaaacattagaaataaGG GACAGCATAATGAACCAGAGGAGAGCTCCCTTTACTCGAATGTGAAGATGGGATCAGCTGCAG GAAAATCTTCCCCTGCAGTCACGGATGAAACTGTTTATTCGGAAGTCAAACTACAGGGACAGCTCTTG GTCCATAAAGAGAAGTGA
- the LOC139306253 gene encoding uncharacterized protein, protein MLPQGAADIPRVKRSDDFSALSQRHWTLNEEPQPVLTVSPLWLSPGASVTLNCSVKDPSAGWSFYWYKIIPKLSGSSYNFELLPGSSNGTDQDSYMVHGQTHTAGYVCRAGRGDPVSYTRYSKPAFVWSGEPQPVLTLSPLWLSPGASVTLNCSVKDPSAGWSFYWYKIIPKLSGSSYSFELLTGSRIGTDQDSYMVHGQTHTAGYVCRAGRGDPVSYTLYSKPVFVWSGDLHSAASLTVSPDRVQHFTEQPVSLSCEGNSAEWRVSRFSKFGHLSRCSSWGTMDGSTCNIHVSQLIDGVYWCESETAQFSNAVNITGENSDMILVSPVRPVAEGDPVTLGCKLRTQKVLSKVDFYKNGELIQNDTRMELTIPAVSQSDEGFYKWSSSLREPIRALLQSKLSAEMKINSKYTPLFSTVHKEKRIISKLREALRTT, encoded by the exons ATGTTGCCACAAGGAGCTGCAGACATTCCCAGAGTGAAGCGGAGCGATGATTTCTCTGCATTGTCTCAGAGACACTGGACACTTAACGAAG aaCCCCAGCCTGTCCTCACTGTGTCTCCGTTATGGCTGAGTCCTGGAGCCTCAGTCACTCTGAACTGCAGCGTTAAAGATCCCTCTGCAGGATGGAGCTTCTACTGGTATAAGATTATTCCCAAACTATCAGGCAGCTCCTACAACTTTGAGCTGCTACCTGGCAGCAGCAATGGGACTGATCAGGACTCCTACATGGTTCATGGACAGACGCACACAGCAGGATATGTGTgcagagctggaagaggagaTCCAGTGTCTTACACTCGTTATAGTAAACCAGCGTTTGTCTGGTCTGGAG AACCCCAGCCTGTCCTCACTTTGTCTCCGTTATGGCTGAGTCCTGGAGCCTCAGTCACTCTGAACTGCAGCGTTAAAGATCCCTCTGCAGGATGGAGCTTCTACTGGTATAAGATTATTCCCAAACTATCAGGCAGCTCCTACAGCTTTGAGCTGTTAACTGGCAGCAGAATTGGGACTGATCAGGACTCCTACATGGTTCATGGACAGACGCACACAGCAGGATATGTGTgcagagctggaagaggagaTCCAGTGTCTTACACTCTGTACAGTAAACCAGTGTTTGTCTGGTCTGGAG ATCTGCATTCAGCAGCGTCTCTCACAGTGAGTCCTGACAGAGTGCAGCACTTCACAGAACAGCCTGTGTCGCTGAGCTGTGAGGGAAACTCTGCTGAGTGGAGAGTGAGCAGGTTTTCCAAATTCGGACACCTGTCACGCTGTTCTTCCTGGGGGACAATGGATGGATCCACATGCAACATCCACGTGTCACAGCTAATTGATGGAGTGTACTGGTGTGAGTCTGAAACAGCACAGTTCAGCAATGCAGTCAACATCACTGGAGAGA ACAGTGATATGATCCTGGTGAGTCCCGTCCGTCCTGTGGCTGAGGGAGATCCTGTTACGCTTGGCTGCAAGCTGAGGACACAAAAAGTTCTTTCTAAAGTGGATTTCTATAAAAATGGCGAACTCATCCAAAATGATACCAGAATGGAGCTGACTATCCCTGCAGTGTCACAGTCAGATGAAGGCTTTTATAAAT GGTCTTCCAGTCTCAGAgaaccaatcagagctctgcTACAATCCAAACTGTCAGCCGAGATGAAAATCAACAGCAAGTATACTCCTCTCTTCTCCACG GTCCATAAAGAGAAGCGCATCATCAGCAAATTGAGAGAAGCGTTGAGAACGActtga